Proteins from a single region of Desulfovibrio porci:
- a CDS encoding 23S rRNA (pseudouridine(1915)-N(3))-methyltransferase RlmH: MTGKPLRLISVGRLKTPFWKDAAAHYLARITRWRRLECTEVRDGDAALPPDKRNALEGRRILDALDPQDVPLVLDERGAGLTSPQLADLLRQLDHEARGRACFIVGGAYGLDEAVRGRAFRLLSLSAMTFPHEMARVVLLEQLYRAECILRKIPYHH; the protein is encoded by the coding sequence ATGACAGGCAAACCTTTGCGGCTGATCAGCGTGGGCCGGCTGAAGACGCCGTTCTGGAAAGACGCCGCCGCCCACTATCTGGCGCGGATCACGCGCTGGCGGCGTCTGGAATGCACGGAAGTGCGGGACGGCGACGCGGCCCTGCCCCCGGACAAGCGCAACGCCCTGGAAGGCCGCCGCATTCTGGACGCCCTGGACCCGCAGGACGTGCCTCTGGTGCTGGACGAGCGCGGCGCGGGCCTGACCTCGCCGCAACTGGCGGATCTGCTGCGGCAACTGGACCACGAGGCGCGCGGCCGCGCCTGCTTCATCGTGGGCGGGGCGTACGGTCTGGACGAGGCAGTGCGCGGCCGCGCCTTCCGCCTGCTCAGCCTTTCGGCCATGACCTTTCCGCACGAAATGGCCCGTGTGGTCCTGCTGGAGCAGCTCTACCGGGCCGAGTGCATTTTGCGCAAGATCCCCTACCACCATTAG
- a CDS encoding L-threonylcarbamoyladenylate synthase, whose protein sequence is MSDSPCRVLDCAAAARCLRRGGVVIFPTETFYGLGCLAADAAAVARIYQLKRRPVQRPLPLLAADADQAGAVVWLEAAPPELTARFWPGPLSLLLPVRPGLPAPLVSAGAGGEDGAAGKAALRVSPHPLAARLARLAGGALTASSANLSGRAPARRLEELDPELLAALAELGDLGGLLPAVSEAEQPPGGAPSTLAEPLPPDGDGRPRLRLLRAGAVSARALAEAGFVCVD, encoded by the coding sequence ATGTCCGATTCCCCCTGCCGTGTGCTTGATTGCGCCGCCGCGGCCCGATGTCTGCGCCGTGGCGGCGTTGTGATTTTCCCCACCGAAACCTTTTACGGCCTGGGCTGTCTGGCCGCCGACGCGGCGGCCGTGGCCCGTATCTATCAGCTCAAGCGACGGCCCGTCCAGCGCCCTCTGCCCCTGCTGGCCGCCGACGCGGACCAGGCCGGGGCCGTGGTTTGGCTGGAGGCCGCGCCGCCGGAACTGACCGCGCGTTTCTGGCCCGGTCCTTTGAGCCTGCTGCTCCCGGTCCGGCCCGGCCTGCCCGCCCCTTTGGTCAGCGCCGGGGCCGGAGGTGAGGATGGAGCGGCGGGCAAGGCCGCGTTGCGCGTGTCGCCGCATCCGCTGGCCGCCCGTCTGGCGCGCCTGGCCGGAGGCGCGCTGACCGCCAGCAGCGCCAATCTGAGCGGCCGCGCTCCGGCCCGGCGCCTGGAAGAGCTGGACCCGGAACTGCTGGCCGCCCTGGCGGAACTGGGCGATCTGGGCGGCCTGCTGCCCGCCGTCAGTGAAGCGGAGCAGCCCCCCGGCGGCGCGCCGTCCACCCTGGCCGAACCCCTGCCGCCCGACGGGGACGGGAGGCCTCGCCTGCGCCTGCTGCGGGCCGGAGCCGTCAGCGCGCGTGCTCTGGCGGAAGCGGGTTTCGTCTGCGTGGACTGA
- a CDS encoding NUDIX domain-containing protein, with the protein MKKDVICPHCGKAYSCYRNPTPTTDVVIYEPTRGVVIIARANPPLGYALPGGFIEEGEQAEAAAVREMREETGLDVELTGLLGVYSRPDRDPRQHTLSMVFTGRPRDPLALRAGDDAAQAAFYPPDALPEPLAFDHARILADFREVLAGRRTLGAVEPLARERNS; encoded by the coding sequence ATGAAAAAAGACGTGATCTGTCCGCACTGCGGCAAAGCCTACAGTTGTTACCGCAATCCCACGCCCACCACGGACGTGGTCATTTACGAGCCGACGCGCGGGGTGGTGATTATCGCGCGGGCCAATCCTCCTTTGGGCTACGCGCTGCCCGGCGGCTTCATCGAGGAAGGCGAGCAGGCCGAGGCCGCCGCCGTACGCGAAATGCGCGAGGAAACCGGCCTGGACGTGGAACTGACCGGTCTGCTGGGCGTGTATTCCCGCCCGGACCGCGACCCGCGCCAGCACACCCTGAGCATGGTCTTCACCGGCAGGCCGCGTGATCCCCTGGCCCTGCGCGCCGGGGACGACGCGGCCCAGGCCGCTTTTTATCCCCCGGACGCTCTGCCCGAACCCCTGGCCTTTGACCACGCCCGCATTCTGGCCGACTTCCGCGAGGTTCTGGCCGGGCGGCGGACCCTGGGCGCGGTGGAGCCCTTGGCGCGGGAAAGGAACAGCTGA
- a CDS encoding UbiD family decarboxylase, with amino-acid sequence MGYANLSQCLADLEAQGQLKRVDAELDPYLELAAVQRRAFRAKAPALLFTRVKGTRFPMLANLFGTHERLRYIFRDSLRAVDAVLAAKADPMAALRRPWRSLPALPGLVHMLPRVKRVQGRDGGRGGRAPVLECSCNLADLPRLTCWPRDGGPFITLPLVYTEDPDRPGLNASNLGMYRVQLAGNAYAPDEAGLHYQIHRGIGVHHAHALAQGRELPVHVYVGGPPALSVAAVMPLPEGLSELRFAGLLGGRRMALARCPGLRLPVLAEADFCISGRLVPELKPEGPFGDHVGYYSLRHDFPVLKVDAVHHRRNAVWPFTAVGRPPQEDTVFGDFIHELTAPLVPQVFQGVLEVHAVDVAGVHPLLLALGSERYTPYEAQRKPRELLTAALHLLGATQTALAKYVLLAAHEDAPGLRARDVPAFLRHVLERADFSRDLHFLTRSTSDTLDYTGSGLHEGSKLIWASAGEKRRELALEPRALPDLPEGFSEARVAGPGMLVLRGPAHSLERGEPDPRLEDLARCLEAWPNREGFPLVAVVDDPAFCAAGLDNFLWVVFTRSDPATDSYGAHAQTRAKHWSCAAPLILDARLKPFHAPPLEEDPAVTRRVEALAAPGGPLHGYF; translated from the coding sequence ATGGGCTACGCCAATCTGAGTCAGTGCCTGGCGGACCTGGAGGCCCAGGGCCAGCTCAAACGCGTGGACGCGGAGCTGGACCCGTATCTGGAACTGGCCGCCGTGCAGCGCCGGGCCTTCCGGGCCAAGGCTCCGGCCCTGCTGTTCACCAGGGTCAAGGGCACGCGCTTTCCCATGCTGGCCAATCTCTTCGGCACGCATGAACGTCTGCGTTATATTTTCCGGGACAGCCTGCGGGCCGTGGACGCCGTGCTGGCGGCCAAGGCCGATCCCATGGCGGCCCTGCGGCGGCCCTGGCGTTCGCTGCCGGCGTTGCCCGGCCTGGTCCATATGCTGCCGCGCGTCAAACGCGTTCAAGGCCGTGACGGCGGGCGGGGCGGCAGGGCTCCGGTGCTGGAATGCAGTTGCAATCTCGCGGATCTGCCGCGTCTGACCTGCTGGCCCCGGGACGGCGGTCCCTTTATCACCCTGCCCCTGGTTTATACCGAAGATCCCGACCGTCCCGGCCTGAACGCTTCCAATCTGGGCATGTACCGGGTGCAGCTGGCGGGCAACGCCTACGCGCCCGATGAAGCGGGCCTGCACTATCAGATCCACCGGGGCATCGGCGTGCACCATGCCCATGCTTTGGCCCAGGGCCGGGAACTGCCGGTGCACGTCTATGTGGGCGGGCCGCCCGCGCTCAGCGTGGCCGCGGTGATGCCCCTGCCCGAAGGCCTTTCCGAACTGCGCTTCGCGGGGCTGCTGGGCGGACGCCGCATGGCCCTGGCCCGCTGCCCGGGTCTGCGCCTGCCCGTTCTGGCCGAGGCGGATTTCTGCATCAGCGGGCGTCTCGTGCCGGAGCTCAAGCCCGAGGGGCCCTTCGGGGACCATGTGGGCTATTACAGCCTGCGGCATGATTTCCCGGTGCTCAAGGTGGACGCCGTGCATCACCGCCGGAACGCGGTCTGGCCCTTTACGGCCGTGGGCCGTCCCCCGCAGGAAGATACGGTGTTCGGTGACTTCATCCATGAACTCACCGCGCCCCTGGTGCCGCAGGTTTTTCAGGGCGTGCTCGAGGTGCATGCCGTGGACGTCGCCGGGGTGCATCCCCTTCTGCTGGCGCTGGGCAGCGAGCGCTACACGCCCTATGAGGCGCAGCGCAAGCCGCGCGAACTGCTCACGGCGGCCCTGCACCTGCTGGGCGCCACCCAGACCGCCCTGGCAAAGTACGTGCTGCTGGCCGCGCATGAGGATGCGCCCGGCCTGCGCGCCCGCGACGTGCCCGCCTTTCTGCGGCATGTGCTGGAGCGCGCCGACTTCAGCCGCGATCTGCATTTTCTGACCCGCAGCACCAGCGACACCCTGGATTACACGGGTAGCGGTCTGCACGAGGGTTCCAAGCTGATCTGGGCCTCGGCCGGGGAAAAGCGGCGCGAACTGGCCCTGGAGCCGCGCGCCCTGCCGGACCTGCCCGAGGGCTTTTCCGAAGCGCGCGTGGCCGGGCCGGGGATGCTGGTTTTGCGTGGCCCGGCGCATAGCCTGGAGCGCGGCGAACCGGACCCGCGTCTGGAAGACCTGGCCCGCTGCCTGGAGGCCTGGCCCAATCGCGAAGGCTTTCCGCTGGTGGCGGTGGTGGACGATCCCGCTTTCTGCGCCGCCGGTCTGGACAATTTCCTCTGGGTGGTCTTCACCCGCTCGGACCCGGCCACGGACAGCTACGGCGCGCACGCTCAGACCCGCGCCAAGCACTGGTCCTGCGCCGCGCCCCTGATTCTGGACGCCCGCCTCAAGCCTTTTCATGCCCCCCCATTGGAAGAGGACCCGGCCGTCACGCGCCGGGTGGAGGCGCTGGCAGCGCCCGGCGGGCCTTTGCATGGATACTTTTAA
- a CDS encoding NAD+ synthase, giving the protein MKIALLQCNSVTGDVAGNQTRILEAARRAAEAGADLCVTPELALCGVTPGHYLCAADFAQGCRAALQNLADALKDGPPLLVGAPVPSVYAVGLLSNAGVLVDKGKWQVISRKVYQNMGRSGGQGDDVRYFDRGVSCGILTLGGWRLGVVLCEDAVAEEGAFWQTQYASGHNPLMELIQRGVDAVVHMAAAPFCVGAQEAGEHMLSHVAARHHVHLFSVNLVGGNDSRIYNGQSLAFDPTGQLLARGKAFAEDVLVVDTAGHGADAVEELCQSAEEAEWRALTLGTRDFVHKCGAQRAIVGLSGGMDSALVCCIAVEALGAGNVTGVLMPSPYSSEGSLTDARQLADNLGVTTVTLPIEPLMRAFEAALKPGLDLFPPYEGEVTFENVQARIRGTLLTSLANRAKALVLNTGNKSEGAMGYCTLYGDAVGALGVIADLTKTQVYAVARWYNTYRGAEIIPQNVFDKAPSAELRPGQKDADSIPPYEELDPVLEALLEPPAESVDKPLDDVCREVRDKLFRAEFKRRQEPLALHVSRVPFGAGWQAPVAGRYRLP; this is encoded by the coding sequence ATGAAAATCGCTTTACTGCAGTGCAACAGCGTCACCGGCGACGTGGCCGGCAACCAGACCCGCATTCTGGAGGCCGCGCGCCGGGCCGCCGAGGCCGGGGCGGACCTTTGCGTCACGCCGGAACTGGCCCTTTGCGGCGTGACTCCGGGCCACTATCTGTGCGCCGCCGATTTCGCCCAGGGCTGCCGCGCGGCCCTGCAGAATCTGGCCGACGCCCTCAAGGACGGGCCGCCGCTTCTGGTGGGCGCGCCGGTGCCCAGCGTCTATGCCGTCGGCCTGCTCTCCAATGCCGGTGTGCTGGTGGACAAGGGCAAGTGGCAGGTGATTTCGCGCAAGGTCTATCAGAATATGGGCCGGAGCGGCGGCCAGGGCGACGACGTGCGCTATTTTGACCGCGGCGTGTCCTGCGGCATTCTGACTCTGGGCGGCTGGCGGCTGGGCGTGGTTCTCTGCGAGGACGCCGTGGCCGAGGAAGGCGCTTTCTGGCAGACCCAGTACGCCAGCGGGCACAACCCGCTTATGGAGCTGATCCAGCGCGGGGTGGACGCCGTCGTGCACATGGCGGCCGCGCCGTTCTGCGTGGGGGCGCAGGAGGCGGGCGAGCACATGCTTTCACACGTGGCGGCCCGGCATCACGTGCACCTTTTTTCGGTCAATCTGGTGGGCGGCAACGACAGCCGCATCTACAACGGGCAGAGCCTGGCCTTTGACCCCACCGGCCAGTTGCTGGCGCGGGGCAAGGCCTTTGCCGAGGATGTGCTGGTGGTGGACACGGCCGGTCACGGCGCGGACGCGGTGGAAGAACTCTGCCAAAGCGCCGAAGAGGCCGAGTGGCGCGCCCTGACCCTGGGTACGCGCGACTTTGTGCATAAATGCGGCGCGCAGCGGGCCATTGTGGGCCTGTCCGGCGGCATGGATTCGGCCCTGGTCTGCTGCATCGCGGTGGAGGCTCTGGGCGCGGGCAACGTCACCGGCGTGCTGATGCCCTCGCCCTACAGCAGCGAGGGTTCGCTGACCGACGCCCGCCAACTGGCGGACAATCTGGGCGTGACCACCGTGACCCTGCCCATCGAACCCCTGATGCGCGCCTTTGAGGCAGCGCTCAAACCGGGTCTGGATCTTTTCCCGCCCTATGAGGGGGAGGTGACTTTTGAGAACGTGCAGGCCCGCATCCGGGGCACGCTGCTGACCTCCCTGGCCAACCGGGCCAAAGCCCTGGTGCTGAACACCGGCAACAAGAGCGAAGGGGCCATGGGCTACTGCACCCTTTACGGCGACGCCGTGGGCGCGCTGGGGGTTATCGCGGACCTGACCAAAACCCAGGTCTACGCCGTGGCCCGCTGGTACAATACATACCGGGGCGCGGAAATCATTCCCCAAAATGTTTTCGACAAGGCCCCATCCGCCGAATTGCGCCCCGGCCAGAAAGACGCGGACAGCATCCCGCCCTACGAGGAGCTGGATCCCGTGCTGGAGGCCCTGCTGGAACCGCCGGCGGAGAGCGTGGACAAACCCCTCGACGACGTCTGTCGTGAGGTGCGCGACAAGCTGTTCCGGGCGGAATTCAAGCGCCGCCAGGAGCCGCTGGCCCTGCATGTGAGCCGGGTGCCCTTCGGCGCGGGCTGGCAGGCGCCGGTGGCCGGGCGTTATCGGCTGCCGTAA
- the glpX gene encoding class II fructose-bisphosphatase, which produces MAEAPEKNLALDIVRITEAAALASARWLGRGDKEAGDGAAVDAMRISFATLHIDGMVVIGEGEKDHAPMLYNGEKVGMGDGPSLDVAVDPVEGTNLLAYGRPNAISVVGVAPKGNMFNPGPSFYMQKLVVSREARDVIDLDAPVKDNLVNVAKAMGKSVQDLVVFVLDKPRHQRLIEEIRTAGARIQLQTDGDVAGSLMAVDPRSEVDLMMGTGGTPEGVLAACAIKGMGGQILARLDPQSYVEKEAINEAGIDLREVLTVNDLVRSDDCFFAATGISGGDFLRGVRYSARHAVTHSLVLRGKTGTLRYVESYHNMDRLSKISAVRY; this is translated from the coding sequence ATGGCGGAAGCACCGGAGAAAAACCTGGCCCTTGATATTGTACGCATCACCGAAGCCGCGGCCCTGGCATCGGCCCGCTGGCTTGGCCGGGGCGACAAGGAGGCCGGAGACGGCGCGGCGGTGGATGCCATGCGCATCAGCTTCGCCACCCTGCACATCGACGGCATGGTGGTCATCGGCGAAGGCGAAAAAGACCACGCGCCCATGCTCTACAACGGCGAAAAGGTGGGCATGGGCGACGGCCCCAGCCTGGACGTGGCCGTGGACCCGGTGGAAGGCACCAATCTGCTGGCTTACGGGCGGCCCAACGCCATTTCCGTGGTGGGCGTGGCTCCCAAGGGCAATATGTTCAATCCCGGCCCCAGCTTTTATATGCAAAAGCTGGTGGTTTCGCGAGAGGCGCGCGACGTCATTGACCTGGACGCGCCGGTTAAAGACAATCTGGTCAACGTGGCCAAGGCCATGGGCAAAAGCGTGCAGGACCTGGTGGTCTTCGTGCTGGACAAACCGCGCCATCAGCGTCTGATTGAGGAAATCCGCACAGCCGGAGCGCGCATCCAGCTGCAGACCGACGGCGATGTGGCCGGTTCGCTGATGGCTGTGGACCCGCGTTCCGAAGTGGACCTGATGATGGGCACGGGCGGCACCCCGGAAGGCGTGCTGGCGGCCTGCGCCATCAAGGGCATGGGCGGGCAGATTCTGGCCCGGCTGGACCCGCAGTCCTATGTGGAAAAAGAGGCCATCAACGAGGCCGGCATTGATTTGCGGGAAGTGCTTACAGTCAATGATCTGGTGCGCAGCGACGACTGCTTCTTCGCGGCCACGGGCATTTCCGGCGGCGATTTTTTGCGCGGCGTGCGGTACAGCGCCCGTCACGCGGTGACTCATTCGCTGGTTTTGCGCGGCAAAACCGGCACCCTGCGGTATGTGGAGTCCTATCACAATATGGACAGACTTTCTAAAATCAGTGCGGTTCGGTATTGA